A window of Camelus ferus isolate YT-003-E chromosome 1, BCGSAC_Cfer_1.0, whole genome shotgun sequence genomic DNA:
TCAAGACTGCTACTGAGCTGGGGACcagggtggggggatggggtgggggggcgagCATCACCGAAATGCTGCAGAGCTCCTGCCGCACTGGCTCGTGCCGGGATGCACTTGCTCTTTCCTGGATGAGGCATCCTCTTGGCTGTTGTCAACCTCTGACCATGTCCAGAGTTCAGATGAGGTTGACTGCAGGAGCCTCGCCAGTTTCTTCAGTGTTtctgtggggagcagggtggcCCCTTAGAGCTCCCTGTTCCCTCGCTTTCCTGACATCATTCTTAGCAGGCACAATTTTGAAAAGTCCTTTTGAGGGCATTTATCAGTATCCTCCAGAATTTAAAATTGGCAAATATTCTGGCCTGGAAATCCCATGTCTAGAAATTTAGGCACCGTGAGAACGTACACTAGTGCACACAGGTGCGTGGTGAGGACCCTCGCAGCGGCGGTGTTTGTGATGGTCAGAAAGGAGACCTGGAATGCTTGTTCACTGGGGTAAATAACTCAGTACTGGTGGCTCCACACTTTGGGATGCTCTAGGCAAAAGAAACCAGGATGAGGTTTTTGTTTATCAAATTGTCAAAGATAGAAAACCGTGTGCCCCTCTGTTGTGAACTTACACTGCTGTTAAGGGGACCAGACCCTCTTGTGGGTGCTGTGGCGATCGGCACATTCCCACGGGCTGCACCCTCTGCTCAGCAGTCCCAGTTCCAGGATCCGCTCTCGGATTTGGTCAGAGTGTGCAACACTGCACCTGGCTACATCGAACAGCTGTATTCCCGTGTCTCCTGTCTGAACATGTTCCCACACCCTTCTCGGCTTTGTCCACCCTGCCGCCTGGGGGCACCCTCTCCCACCTGCTCaccaccagcccagcccagcaggggagGCCGGGGGCCGCATCTCCTCTGCCTTTGCCTCCCCGCAGCCGGCACGTGCTGGAGGACCAGGCACCTCAGCGTCGGGGAATGTGTGCGGGAGTCCAGGATGCCCGGCCATCTGCAAGGACTGTCTGGACGTGGGGCAAGCCAATTGCTGAGGTCTCCCCTggtccccaccccagcactgctGGGTCCTGGCCAGGTGTCCCCCGGCACAGCCGCACCTGTGCCCCGGGAAGGAGCTGCCTCTGCCACGGGCAGTTGACGGGGGGTTGATCTGAACCCAGTAGGTGCCCACAGGACTTGCCCGAGAACAGTCTTCTGGAGCCCTGCAGGCCCTGGAGTGACGGCCAGATGGCAGAACAAAGAGGTGGACAGGAGCTTCCAGGGGTCGTGTGCGAAGCAGCACCCAAGTCCCCCAAGGCTGGTGACGTAAAGGGCGCTCAGGCCTCActcccgcacccccaccccatcagcATGAAGAACTAGTGAGGGGAGCAGAGTTTTTATTTGAGCTCAGACATGGAGAGTAACACTGCCCGGGGTGGGACCCGGCTCAGGCAGGGCCCAGTGTGACCAGCGAGGGCCGTGGTCCAGAGCGAGGAAGCAGATGTGGAGCAGCCCGGGCTCCTGTGGGCCACGGTCAAGAAGGGGGCTCTGTGAGCCTGCTGGCCCCCACgtctgggctgggggaggtgggggctggtctttcctctgtgctgagCAAGACCTGGGTAGGATGGGCTGAGGACGCCAGGAGGTCAGGAGCTTTAAGGCACTGGCGGGGAGGGGGATCCCTGGAGCCCGGCTGGCCCTGGGGGGATGGGCCCGGTCAGCAGCAGGACTTCTAGGCTGAGTCAGGGACGCAGCAGGTGGAGCAGGGACACGCAGGAGGCCGGGCGGCAGCagctgggctggcaggaggggacaggggcACAGCAGGCGGGTCTGCACATGGGGCGGCAGAGCAGGGACACGCAGGAGGAGGGTCTGCAGCAGGacaaggggcagggggtgggctcACAGCACACGGGCCTGCAGCACACAGGCTCACAGCAGTCCTGCTGGCAGGCGGAGGAGGtgcagcaggagggctggcagcTAGACTGTGGGCAACACAAGGCCGTGCAGGAGCTGGTGCAGGCAGATGGGCAGGCGCAGGGCTCACAGCTCGCTGGGGCACAGAGGAGGCTCAGGCAGGGGGCCGGGGCGCAGCAGGGGGGCTCGCAGTAGCTCTCCTGGCAATCGTCCACCTGCCGGGAGAAGCCGGTGCAGGCAGTGGGTGAGCAGACGCGGCTGCCACAGTTCGGGTCACTGGAACAGACAGACAGGGTGGATGCAGAGATAACATAAGTCCTGGAGCAGCAGGCGTCAGCCATGGTGGGGCTTTGTGCCAGGAGGTGAGCTGGATGGGGCTGTGAGTGGTGAGTTGGTGGGTGAGGTGCTCTGGGCATGCGGGCTTTTATACCCCTCTCAGAGGAGCTGGGCCTCACC
This region includes:
- the LOC102515812 gene encoding keratin-associated protein 10-8-like is translated as MADACCSRTYVISASTLSVCSSDPNCGSRVCSPTACTGFSRQVDDCQESYCEPPCCAPAPCLSLLCAPASCEPCACPSACTSSCTALCCPQSSCQPSCCTSSACQQDCCEPVCCRPVCCEPTPCPLSCCRPSSCVSLLCRPMCRPACCAPVPSCQPSCCRPASCVSLLHLLRP